A DNA window from Cobetia marina contains the following coding sequences:
- a CDS encoding DUF1499 domain-containing protein → MRHGLFASPRPDNLGLHDGLLAPAPSTPNGVSSQASDSKHYVAPLPMPTDCCLSAMEKMHSIIESMGHAEIISTDDGYLHAEFHTPLLGFVDDVEIVCNEQEGVCHVRSVSRMGHSDLGKNRQRVEDIRHRLEGWGYCS, encoded by the coding sequence ATGCGCCACGGTCTTTTTGCCTCACCTCGCCCCGATAACCTCGGCCTGCATGATGGGCTGCTGGCACCAGCCCCGAGTACCCCCAACGGGGTCAGCTCCCAGGCCTCTGACAGCAAGCATTACGTAGCGCCGCTCCCGATGCCGACGGACTGTTGCCTGAGCGCGATGGAGAAGATGCACAGCATCATCGAATCCATGGGTCATGCGGAAATCATCAGTACGGATGACGGTTATCTGCATGCGGAATTCCACACGCCCCTGCTGGGCTTCGTCGATGACGTGGAAATCGTCTGCAATGAACAGGAAGGCGTCTGTCATGTACGCAGCGTGTCACGCATGGGACATTCCGACCTCGGCAAGAATCGTCAGCGGGTCGAGGATATCCGTCATCGCCTAGAAGGCTGGGGTTACTGCAGCTGA
- a CDS encoding exonuclease SbcCD subunit D C-terminal domain-containing protein: MSFRFLHTSDWHLGQSFHGQSRHVEHAAFLDWLLARLKCLTPDALLIAGDLFDVVNPSLAAQELLYDFIVRAHEQDAALEIVMIAGNHDSGSRIELPAALLARLKTHALGRVRWVDDSADGGDAHSLDCQHLLVPLHDRDGKRRALCLAVPFLRPAEVTGLGAGEDESQDVDKPERTRSEAYRAGVARVHEQLVSAARAARQPGEALIAMGHAHMRDGEVSENSERPILMGGEEALSTSLFPDDIAYVALGHLHRPQRVGGQERIRYCGTPLAMDFSEVDYGHRVLEITLEDETLVGVEEHRVPCHVALTRIGPAPLTEITAQLTALVAEADRELEPARWPWLEVSVQLEAPVIDLRARIEALLEGAPLRLIKLVTRYPAPSAENRAPKGVKLDELGPMGLFERHYRATYDSEPAPSLIEDFAQLLEEVEIAREARLAGEPSKTTKPSRQDDKTASADKAKGGQS, from the coding sequence GTGAGCTTCCGCTTTCTGCATACCTCGGACTGGCATCTCGGCCAGAGCTTCCATGGCCAGAGTCGCCATGTCGAACATGCCGCCTTTCTCGACTGGCTGCTGGCACGGCTCAAGTGTCTGACCCCGGACGCCCTGCTGATCGCCGGTGATCTGTTCGATGTAGTCAATCCGAGCCTCGCCGCCCAGGAGCTGCTCTACGACTTCATCGTGCGCGCCCACGAGCAGGACGCGGCGCTCGAGATCGTGATGATCGCCGGCAATCATGACTCCGGCTCACGCATCGAGCTGCCAGCCGCATTGCTCGCGCGTCTCAAGACGCATGCATTGGGTCGCGTGCGCTGGGTGGATGATTCCGCCGACGGCGGCGATGCCCACAGCCTCGACTGCCAGCATCTGCTGGTGCCCTTGCATGATCGTGATGGCAAGCGCCGCGCCCTGTGTCTGGCGGTGCCCTTTCTGCGCCCGGCCGAGGTCACCGGCCTGGGAGCTGGCGAGGATGAGTCGCAGGACGTGGACAAGCCTGAGCGCACCCGCAGCGAGGCCTATCGCGCGGGAGTGGCCCGTGTGCACGAGCAGCTGGTCAGCGCGGCGCGTGCCGCCCGCCAGCCCGGCGAGGCGCTGATCGCCATGGGCCACGCGCACATGCGAGACGGCGAGGTCTCCGAGAACAGCGAGCGTCCGATCCTGATGGGGGGCGAAGAGGCGCTCTCGACCAGCCTGTTCCCCGACGACATCGCCTATGTGGCGCTCGGCCACCTGCATCGTCCGCAACGCGTGGGCGGCCAGGAGCGTATCCGCTATTGCGGCACGCCGCTGGCGATGGACTTCTCCGAGGTCGATTACGGTCACCGCGTGCTGGAGATCACTCTCGAAGACGAGACACTCGTGGGCGTCGAGGAGCATCGCGTGCCCTGCCATGTCGCGCTCACGCGCATCGGGCCTGCACCGCTGACCGAGATCACCGCCCAGCTCACGGCGCTGGTCGCCGAGGCAGACCGTGAACTCGAGCCGGCACGCTGGCCGTGGCTTGAGGTGAGCGTGCAACTGGAGGCGCCCGTGATCGACCTGCGCGCGCGCATCGAGGCGCTGCTGGAAGGCGCGCCGCTGCGGCTGATCAAGCTGGTCACCCGCTATCCGGCGCCCAGCGCCGAGAATCGCGCGCCCAAGGGCGTGAAGCTCGATGAGCTGGGACCGATGGGGCTGTTCGAGCGCCACTATCGCGCCACCTATGACAGCGAGCCGGCCCCGTCACTGATCGAGGATTTCGCCCAGCTGCTCGAGGAGGTCGAGATCGCGCGTGAGGCACGCCTGGCAGGGGAACCGAGCAAGACCACCAAGCCCAGTCGCCAGGACGACAAGACAGCCTCAGCAGACAAGGCCAAGGGAGGTCAGTCATGA